From the Methanobacterium spitsbergense genome, one window contains:
- a CDS encoding MmgE/PrpD family protein: protein MISEKLARIIVNTNYNKLPENVINKSKLCFIDFLAVSLRGSRTKSGKAVKNLFANGESSTVLGFEKANCTDAPFINGVFAHSLDLDDGHRFAQLHPGCSVIPASLALSEAYDKTGKEFISSIVAGYQISIILGMIINPKHRNNGFHSTGTCGTFGAAAAASKIMCLKPKDIINALGLAGTQAAGLLESDHSGSMGKHLHAGKAAQAGVISAMLAENEFTGANLIIEGNEGFLKAMVSENHYENYKIKADNLFDNKKYYINDVYFKRYPVCRHLHSSIDAIIDIHKQMILEGTNTEDIQSIRIKTYEIASEHDDYNPQTIESIRQSLPVTSAIYILNGELNLENIELDHEIISMASKVSIDKDNDMNKLYPWKRPSEVTVITKEKSYFCRVDLPQGEPENPFNQHEIMHKFHNLNPKVDLDVLNLINKLESYKMNELMEILNNAFKS, encoded by the coding sequence ATGATATCTGAGAAATTAGCTAGGATTATTGTAAATACAAATTATAACAAACTTCCTGAGAATGTGATAAACAAGTCAAAACTATGTTTCATAGATTTTTTAGCTGTTTCACTCAGAGGATCAAGAACTAAAAGTGGAAAAGCAGTTAAAAATTTGTTTGCCAATGGCGAATCATCTACTGTTTTAGGTTTTGAAAAAGCAAATTGCACAGATGCACCCTTTATTAACGGAGTTTTTGCCCATAGCCTTGATCTTGATGATGGACATCGTTTTGCACAACTACATCCCGGATGTTCTGTAATTCCCGCTTCATTAGCATTATCAGAAGCGTATGATAAGACAGGCAAAGAATTTATTAGTTCAATTGTTGCAGGTTATCAGATTTCAATCATTCTGGGTATGATCATCAATCCCAAACACAGAAATAACGGTTTTCATAGTACAGGTACTTGTGGAACCTTTGGTGCAGCAGCAGCCGCGTCTAAAATCATGTGTTTAAAACCCAAAGATATTATTAACGCATTAGGGCTTGCAGGGACCCAAGCTGCAGGATTACTAGAATCTGATCATTCCGGTAGTATGGGGAAACATTTACATGCAGGTAAAGCAGCACAAGCTGGTGTGATCTCTGCAATGCTCGCAGAAAATGAATTTACTGGTGCTAATTTAATAATTGAAGGTAATGAAGGATTTTTGAAAGCAATGGTTTCTGAAAATCATTATGAAAATTATAAAATCAAAGCAGATAACCTCTTTGATAATAAAAAATATTATATAAATGATGTTTACTTCAAAAGATATCCTGTATGTAGACATCTTCATTCATCAATCGATGCCATAATTGACATTCATAAGCAGATGATTTTAGAAGGAACAAATACCGAAGATATACAATCAATTAGAATTAAAACATATGAAATTGCTTCTGAACATGATGATTACAACCCACAGACCATTGAATCAATTAGACAAAGTTTACCAGTTACATCTGCGATTTATATTTTAAATGGTGAATTAAACTTAGAGAACATTGAACTTGATCATGAAATAATTTCAATGGCATCTAAAGTAAGCATAGATAAAGATAACGATATGAATAAACTCTACCCTTGGAAAAGGCCATCTGAGGTTACTGTCATTACAAAAGAGAAATCTTATTTTTGTAGGGTAGATTTACCACAGGGAGAACCAGAAAATCCTTTTAATCAACATGAAATAATGCATAAATTCCATAATCTAAATCCAAAGGTTGATCTAGATGTTTTAAACTTGATCAACAAACTTGAATCCTATAAAATGAATGAACTAATGGAAATATTGAACAATGCATTTAAATCTTGA
- a CDS encoding V-type ATP synthase subunit K (produces ATP from ADP in the presence of a proton gradient across the membrane; the K subunit is a nonenzymatic component which binds the dimeric form by interacting with the G and E subunits) → MVEIVLGTALAAIGAGIAIGMAGLGSGIGQGIAAAGSVGAVAEDPDMFARGIIFTALPETQAIYGFLIAILLLVFSGIMGTGSSLSVASGLIAIGAGSSIGFAGLGSGMGQGITASSAVGAVVEEPDMFARGIIFTALPETQAIYGFLIAILLMVFGGILGG, encoded by the coding sequence ATGGTAGAAATTGTATTAGGAACAGCATTAGCAGCAATCGGTGCAGGTATAGCGATCGGTATGGCGGGATTAGGATCAGGTATAGGACAAGGAATTGCAGCAGCAGGAAGTGTAGGTGCAGTAGCAGAAGACCCTGACATGTTTGCAAGAGGTATCATTTTCACGGCTCTGCCAGAAACACAAGCTATTTATGGTTTTTTAATTGCCATTTTGCTTCTGGTTTTCTCAGGAATTATGGGGACAGGAAGCTCTTTATCAGTTGCATCGGGATTAATAGCTATAGGTGCAGGATCTTCAATTGGATTTGCAGGTTTAGGTTCAGGTATGGGTCAAGGTATAACAGCATCATCTGCTGTTGGTGCAGTTGTTGAAGAACCAGATATGTTTGCAAGAGGTATTATATTTACAGCTCTGCCAGAGACACAGGCTATATACGGTTTCCTTATTGCTATATTGCTTATGGTGTTCGGTGGAATTCTTGGAGGATAA
- a CDS encoding V-type proton ATPase subunit E: MSSGTEKIVSSIMSDAQFKADSILEKAEKESTSILGEGEKIAIIEKEKILEDGKKQSTMRYQQIISEAKMNSRRMELEAREEIIEKSFKKAEEKLAEIASSTSEEYKVSLKNIITEAALEIGGGDLIILLKQEDVAKIKDSISSMENEVKEKTGTETKLEIGDNINTIGGAIVKTINGDIEVNNTIEARMLRFKKSLRSEVAHVLFK; this comes from the coding sequence ATGAGTTCCGGGACAGAAAAAATAGTCTCAAGTATAATGTCAGATGCTCAATTCAAAGCTGATTCTATTTTAGAAAAAGCTGAGAAGGAAAGCACCTCCATTTTAGGAGAAGGCGAAAAGATAGCTATTATTGAAAAGGAAAAGATCTTAGAAGACGGTAAAAAACAGTCCACAATGAGATATCAACAGATAATCTCAGAAGCTAAGATGAACTCTCGAAGGATGGAACTTGAGGCAAGGGAAGAAATAATAGAAAAATCCTTTAAAAAAGCTGAAGAAAAACTTGCAGAAATTGCATCTTCAACTTCTGAAGAATATAAAGTATCTCTTAAAAATATTATAACAGAAGCTGCATTGGAAATAGGAGGGGGCGATCTTATCATACTTCTCAAACAGGAAGATGTGGCTAAAATAAAAGATTCTATATCCTCAATGGAAAATGAAGTTAAAGAAAAAACAGGTACCGAAACTAAATTAGAGATAGGCGATAATATCAATACCATTGGTGGGGCTATTGTAAAAACCATAAATGGAGATATAGAAGTTAACAATACAATCGAAGCAAGGATGCTTAGATTTAAAAAATCTCTGAGATCAGAAGTTGCACATGTACTTTTCAAATAA
- a CDS encoding peptidase, producing the protein MRTEDFLREIGIERIDQNLKASKKRFPDGAQYRFEVPGIQNPGSMAALVNATDQYGVTVHRVTQTKGIMLLTDEEIEEMVKIAIDARMELFLSVGPRATYDTSASANTPEGARIGYRLRGYENLLYAIEDVKRATTLGVRGIVIYDEGLLWVLNKMRKKGELPKNTHFKVSAHCGHGNPASAKFLEETGADSFNPVRDLQIPMMASIRKSINISLDLHMENPKSSGGFIRHYEAPEIIRNASPVYLKTGGSVAAHHGWETTQSQSTERVRQVFLVQSMIDRYYSEAKISKPGTDDMAIPEI; encoded by the coding sequence ATGCGCACAGAAGATTTTTTAAGGGAAATTGGCATTGAAAGAATAGATCAAAATTTAAAAGCATCAAAAAAACGTTTTCCAGACGGTGCACAGTATCGTTTCGAAGTTCCTGGTATTCAAAATCCTGGTTCTATGGCTGCATTAGTTAATGCAACAGATCAGTACGGTGTTACTGTTCACAGGGTAACTCAGACAAAGGGCATTATGCTTTTAACAGATGAAGAAATTGAAGAAATGGTCAAAATTGCAATAGATGCCCGTATGGAGTTATTTTTAAGCGTTGGTCCCAGGGCAACATATGATACTAGTGCGTCTGCCAACACCCCCGAAGGAGCTAGGATAGGTTATAGATTGAGAGGATATGAAAATCTTTTATATGCAATAGAAGATGTTAAACGCGCCACAACCTTGGGGGTGAGGGGAATTGTGATCTATGACGAAGGATTGCTTTGGGTATTAAATAAAATGAGAAAAAAAGGAGAGTTGCCAAAAAATACACATTTTAAAGTTTCAGCTCATTGTGGGCATGGCAATCCTGCATCTGCAAAGTTTCTGGAAGAAACAGGCGCAGATTCTTTCAATCCGGTTAGAGATCTTCAAATTCCAATGATGGCCTCGATTAGAAAGTCAATAAATATTTCACTGGATCTTCACATGGAAAATCCTAAATCTTCCGGAGGTTTTATACGGCATTATGAAGCACCAGAAATAATAAGGAATGCATCACCCGTTTACCTTAAAACAGGAGGATCTGTTGCTGCACATCATGGATGGGAAACAACTCAAAGCCAATCCACCGAACGGGTGAGACAGGTTTTTCTAGTTCAAAGCATGATTGACCGTTATTATTCTGAAGCAAAGATTTCTAAACCTGGAACAGATGATATGGCCATACCAGAAATATAG
- a CDS encoding citryl-CoA lyase, which yields MAIGRETVENILKLTNPKWKTSITRIEPNKIVTRGYPQEDLIGNISYPEMAYLLIKGKMPSEKDSKMFESVLVSFCDHGVTPPSTQVSRLMASTGSSMNSCVSGGLLSFGKYHAGALERSMKILQELVQNGVIGYNGPLQSHHDIRAVAGVVVDEFFNNNEKIPGFGHRYHSEDPRASKLIKIAEEYGCNGVHTELALAIEEILFEIKGIKMNIDGANAGILSDLGFDWSLGTGVFMMGRLPGIISHVFEEKTIEPPFRKIFDVDEIHYQDTEVKTRSLAKVMNKK from the coding sequence ATGGCAATTGGAAGAGAAACTGTGGAAAATATACTAAAATTAACTAACCCCAAGTGGAAAACCTCCATAACCCGAATTGAACCAAACAAGATAGTTACCCGGGGATATCCGCAGGAAGACCTAATAGGAAACATATCCTATCCTGAGATGGCATATTTACTTATAAAAGGAAAAATGCCATCTGAAAAGGATTCAAAAATGTTTGAATCTGTACTTGTTTCATTTTGTGACCATGGTGTTACCCCTCCGAGTACACAGGTTTCCAGACTTATGGCCTCCACTGGTTCTTCAATGAATAGCTGTGTTTCAGGAGGACTCTTATCCTTTGGAAAATATCATGCAGGAGCTCTGGAACGTTCAATGAAGATTTTACAAGAACTGGTTCAAAATGGGGTTATAGGATACAATGGACCACTTCAATCCCATCATGATATAAGAGCAGTTGCAGGTGTTGTTGTGGATGAATTTTTTAACAACAACGAAAAAATACCCGGTTTTGGTCATAGATATCATTCAGAAGATCCTCGTGCCAGTAAACTTATAAAAATTGCAGAGGAATATGGATGTAACGGTGTACACACCGAACTTGCGCTTGCAATCGAGGAGATACTGTTTGAAATTAAAGGAATCAAGATGAATATTGACGGAGCAAATGCAGGGATACTTTCAGACCTTGGCTTTGATTGGAGTCTTGGAACTGGAGTTTTTATGATGGGCCGACTTCCTGGAATTATTTCACATGTTTTTGAAGAAAAAACTATTGAACCCCCTTTCAGAAAAATATTTGACGTTGATGAAATACACTATCAAGATACAGAGGTGAAAACACGAAGTTTAGCTAAAGTGATGAATAAGAAATAA
- the ahaH gene encoding ATP synthase archaeal subunit H, protein MTTISEAITTIKKAENDADKLIEDTKEKSSKKIEESRLKSKENIEKFKEESLGEAENMLFEAETNAKKEALHISNKTAEEIEKNKKTAMDKVDGASDIIVKSIL, encoded by the coding sequence ATGACAACGATATCGGAAGCTATTACTACCATTAAAAAGGCTGAAAATGATGCTGACAAATTAATAGAAGATACAAAAGAGAAATCGTCCAAAAAAATAGAAGAGTCCCGCTTAAAATCCAAGGAAAATATTGAAAAATTCAAGGAAGAATCTCTTGGTGAAGCTGAAAACATGTTGTTTGAAGCTGAAACAAATGCCAAAAAAGAAGCTTTACACATATCCAATAAAACAGCTGAAGAAATTGAAAAAAACAAAAAAACAGCGATGGATAAAGTAGATGGGGCATCGGACATAATTGTAAAAAGTATTTTATAG
- a CDS encoding tRNA(Ile)(2)-agmatinylcytidine synthase: MNNILLYVGIDDTDSSSGMCTTYITCVIISKLKDCGFNITGHPRLIRLNPFARFKTRGNGATSFKLELKSLKEAEEVKKIVLENVQELSVLEDERTNPGVVFYNNKITPELQEFSLKAIRNIVSIEDAENLLNKVGADFYKFKNGRGIIGALAAIGCPLDDKTYELLAYRISENYGKPRQINHESVREMDKDTYPKTFDNLDEGYIAIEPHTPCPVLYGIRSENPEILMKAKSIVKVIEPVERYCVYLTNQHTDMHLQKVANIANMEKFQCYIVEGVVKDKPHVIEGGHLIFTLKDESGEIECAAYEPTKKFRDFVRELEPEDILRIYGGVGEGINKKGTLNIEKFELLELAIPLQLLNPICDCGKRMKSAGAGKGYKCPRCGTKIRDGKKEMIEISRNIEKGFYETPPSARRHLSKPIIREK, encoded by the coding sequence ATGAACAATATATTATTATACGTTGGAATTGATGATACAGATTCCAGTTCAGGAATGTGCACCACCTATATAACTTGTGTTATAATCTCCAAACTTAAAGATTGTGGTTTTAACATTACTGGGCATCCACGACTTATACGTTTAAACCCATTTGCAAGATTTAAAACACGAGGAAATGGTGCTACATCCTTCAAATTAGAATTAAAATCATTGAAAGAAGCAGAAGAAGTAAAAAAAATAGTTTTAGAGAATGTTCAGGAATTATCAGTACTTGAAGATGAACGAACAAATCCGGGAGTAGTGTTCTATAATAATAAAATAACTCCCGAACTTCAGGAATTTTCATTAAAAGCCATTAGAAATATAGTTTCTATAGAAGATGCAGAAAATCTTTTAAATAAAGTAGGAGCTGATTTTTATAAATTCAAAAATGGAAGGGGTATAATAGGTGCTTTAGCTGCGATAGGCTGCCCTCTTGATGATAAAACCTATGAATTACTGGCATATAGAATTTCTGAAAACTATGGTAAACCCCGACAAATAAACCATGAGTCTGTTAGAGAAATGGATAAAGATACCTATCCTAAAACGTTTGACAATTTAGATGAAGGATACATTGCAATTGAACCTCACACACCGTGTCCTGTGCTTTATGGTATACGAAGTGAAAATCCTGAAATTTTAATGAAAGCAAAATCTATTGTAAAAGTTATAGAACCCGTGGAAAGGTATTGTGTATACTTAACCAATCAACACACTGATATGCACCTACAAAAGGTCGCAAACATAGCAAATATGGAAAAATTCCAGTGTTACATAGTTGAAGGGGTTGTAAAGGATAAACCACATGTAATTGAAGGCGGACATTTGATCTTCACCCTTAAAGATGAATCTGGAGAAATAGAATGTGCAGCTTATGAACCCACTAAAAAGTTCAGGGATTTTGTGAGGGAACTTGAACCTGAAGATATTTTACGGATTTATGGAGGGGTAGGAGAAGGAATAAATAAAAAAGGGACATTAAATATTGAAAAATTTGAATTATTAGAACTAGCAATACCTTTACAGTTATTAAACCCCATTTGTGATTGTGGTAAAAGAATGAAATCTGCTGGCGCGGGGAAGGGTTATAAATGTCCAAGATGCGGTACAAAAATAAGGGATGGAAAAAAAGAAATGATTGAAATATCCCGGAATATTGAAAAGGGATTCTATGAAACACCACCCTCCGCTAGAAGACATTTAAGCAAACCAATTATAAGGGAAAAATGA
- a CDS encoding V-type ATP synthase subunit I codes for MFKPAKMKKLKIITLDKYTDPVVKSLHESGLVQIHDISERIQQDAEWKQILKPSHATPFLGKISSLLMKITGTADFLDSVSKKDEGILTMAKGFINPPSIEKKEVEQVEVEKLLSNAKDVLNQVESKTKPLEEKLNELETKRLRLTNACNVAENLIKFDVNIGDLAGTKYVSVIAGKIALDSYKQFKDGMKDLPDETVVLDNDSEDKEYKILLVVTLKQNGDKIASLLRKLEFERFELTDISGKPNEIIVNSKSEIESIAKEKESILDNLAEISAEWHSELLVLKEMLEIEKQRSEIFSSFGETEKTVMFEGWVTKKNLEKTLNIIESKTDSHSIVEVSDPDIEKDKIPVHLDNPRFAKPYELFVNMYSPPDYREFDPTIFMAIIFPFFFGFCLTDAGYGIVDAIIGFVIYRGLGKNSKLMSNMGLILIACGVWAFILGMVTNGFIGNFFPKWITGVPLPTTIASLDAFVHPENILILALIVGVIHVNMGLIIGAYNNITRGDIREALGAQIVWLVLEAGIVILAVLYLNTGSITSGAIFGGPVILLSLIMLIYFNGAFGLMDLTGFLGTLLSYARLLALCLSTGGIAMTVNILTGLSSEMLPVIGVVLAPIIFIGGHIANCAFQSLGAFINSLRLHYVEYFAQFYIGGSQKFKAFRTKRTHTELGGK; via the coding sequence ATGTTCAAGCCCGCAAAAATGAAGAAGCTTAAGATAATTACTTTGGATAAGTACACTGATCCAGTTGTGAAATCACTTCACGAATCAGGTTTAGTACAGATCCATGATATATCTGAGCGAATACAACAAGATGCAGAATGGAAACAAATTCTAAAACCTTCGCATGCAACCCCTTTTCTCGGTAAAATTTCCTCCCTTTTAATGAAAATAACTGGAACAGCAGACTTTTTAGATTCAGTTAGTAAAAAGGATGAAGGGATTTTAACAATGGCAAAAGGATTTATTAATCCTCCGTCAATTGAGAAGAAAGAAGTTGAACAAGTAGAAGTTGAAAAACTTTTATCAAATGCAAAAGACGTCCTTAACCAAGTTGAATCTAAAACCAAACCCCTGGAAGAAAAACTCAATGAACTTGAAACAAAACGTTTAAGACTAACGAATGCCTGTAATGTTGCTGAAAATTTAATTAAATTTGATGTTAATATTGGTGACTTAGCAGGAACAAAATATGTATCTGTTATAGCAGGTAAAATTGCTTTAGATTCCTATAAACAATTTAAAGATGGTATGAAAGATTTACCTGATGAAACTGTGGTTTTGGATAATGACAGTGAAGATAAAGAATATAAAATACTATTGGTAGTTACCCTTAAACAAAATGGAGACAAAATTGCCAGTCTGTTAAGGAAGCTAGAATTTGAAAGATTTGAATTAACTGATATCTCTGGTAAACCCAATGAGATTATTGTAAATTCTAAATCAGAAATAGAATCAATTGCAAAAGAAAAAGAATCAATTTTAGACAATTTAGCAGAAATATCTGCAGAATGGCATTCAGAATTATTGGTTTTAAAAGAAATGCTGGAAATTGAAAAACAACGCAGTGAAATATTCTCATCGTTTGGTGAAACTGAAAAAACAGTTATGTTTGAGGGATGGGTTACAAAGAAAAATCTTGAAAAAACCCTCAATATTATTGAAAGCAAAACAGATAGCCATTCTATAGTAGAGGTATCAGATCCTGATATTGAGAAGGACAAGATACCTGTACACTTGGATAATCCTCGGTTTGCCAAACCCTATGAACTGTTTGTTAATATGTATTCCCCTCCAGATTACAGGGAGTTTGATCCAACAATTTTCATGGCAATTATATTCCCATTCTTCTTTGGTTTTTGTCTAACCGATGCAGGATATGGAATTGTTGATGCAATTATTGGTTTTGTTATTTATAGGGGTCTGGGTAAAAACAGCAAATTAATGTCAAACATGGGTCTTATCTTAATTGCATGTGGTGTATGGGCATTCATACTAGGTATGGTTACCAATGGTTTCATTGGGAATTTCTTCCCTAAATGGATTACGGGTGTTCCTCTTCCAACAACTATAGCATCTTTAGATGCATTTGTTCATCCTGAAAATATACTCATACTCGCATTAATTGTAGGTGTTATACACGTCAATATGGGCCTGATAATAGGAGCATACAACAACATAACCCGTGGAGATATAAGGGAAGCGCTTGGAGCGCAAATTGTTTGGTTGGTTCTTGAAGCAGGCATAGTAATACTTGCTGTACTTTATTTAAATACCGGTTCAATTACTAGCGGAGCCATTTTTGGTGGTCCTGTAATCTTACTAAGCCTTATAATGCTCATCTATTTCAATGGCGCATTTGGTCTAATGGATCTTACAGGATTCCTTGGAACTCTGTTGTCATACGCTAGGCTATTGGCCCTGTGTCTTTCAACAGGAGGTATAGCCATGACAGTTAACATTTTAACAGGTCTATCAAGTGAAATGCTTCCAGTTATAGGAGTTGTACTGGCACCAATTATATTCATTGGAGGACATATAGCCAATTGTGCATTCCAGAGTTTGGGTGCATTTATAAATTCATTACGTTTGCATTATGTTGAGTATTTTGCTCAGTTTTACATAGGTGGAAGTCAAAAGTTCAAGGCCTTCCGAACAAAAAGAACACATACGGAATTAGGAGGTAAATAA
- a CDS encoding fumarate hydratase — MVLVDLIKKAVIEASTTFRKDQLDSYRHAIEIETNANAKWVLELLLENAKIAKTNKVPLCDDTGIPHILIEVGNESQLPQSFFKDINNGIAEGLSELPARPMAVKGDSIERIEQSKGLYNNPEKLVAPSFIVDSMEGKGVNIHILMLGGGPEIRAHTYKVFHKRDHRKVFEEVLTWLRSEITMLGCTPCIPTIGIGRTHFEAASLMLKAMAYGNLNNQSELEKNLTESLNNTNAGALGIGGSITALGSFVNIGPQRASGVRITCTRPCCCVEPRRSSVNLSSKYLE, encoded by the coding sequence ATGGTTTTAGTTGATTTGATTAAAAAAGCAGTTATAGAAGCCAGCACAACTTTCAGGAAGGACCAATTAGATTCTTATAGACATGCAATTGAAATTGAAACTAATGCTAATGCTAAATGGGTTCTTGAACTTCTTTTGGAAAATGCAAAAATTGCTAAAACAAATAAAGTTCCATTATGTGATGATACTGGAATACCACACATCCTTATCGAAGTTGGGAATGAAAGTCAGCTTCCCCAGAGTTTTTTCAAGGATATAAATAATGGAATTGCTGAGGGTTTAAGTGAACTTCCTGCTAGACCCATGGCTGTCAAGGGAGATTCCATCGAAAGAATTGAACAATCAAAGGGATTATATAATAACCCTGAAAAACTTGTAGCTCCTTCTTTTATTGTTGATAGCATGGAGGGTAAGGGGGTTAATATACATATATTGATGCTTGGTGGAGGTCCTGAAATTCGTGCACATACATATAAGGTTTTCCACAAGAGAGATCATAGAAAAGTATTTGAAGAAGTTTTAACATGGTTGAGATCAGAGATTACAATGCTTGGATGCACACCTTGTATTCCAACTATTGGCATTGGTAGAACTCATTTTGAAGCTGCATCGCTTATGCTGAAGGCAATGGCATACGGGAACCTTAATAACCAATCTGAATTAGAGAAAAACCTGACAGAATCACTTAATAATACTAATGCAGGTGCACTTGGAATTGGTGGTTCTATAACTGCACTAGGATCGTTTGTAAATATTGGACCTCAAAGGGCCAGTGGCGTGAGAATAACTTGTACACGTCCTTGTTGTTGTGTAGAACCAAGGAGATCATCCGTAAACCTGTCTTCCAAATATTTGGAGTGA
- a CDS encoding V-type ATP synthase subunit F, with protein sequence MKSNIAVMADEDTVTGFMLGGIKEGYPVKDIETAGEILEDLVKKDFSVIITTEKIGDKFRETIDKLTSERALPMIIEIPDKTGSIERESDPMRELIRRVIGVEMVK encoded by the coding sequence ATGAAATCAAATATAGCTGTGATGGCTGATGAAGATACTGTCACAGGTTTTATGCTCGGAGGTATAAAAGAAGGATACCCTGTTAAAGATATAGAAACAGCTGGAGAAATTCTTGAAGACCTAGTTAAAAAAGATTTTTCAGTAATAATAACAACTGAGAAAATAGGTGACAAATTTAGAGAAACTATAGATAAATTAACAAGTGAACGCGCACTGCCTATGATAATTGAAATACCAGACAAAACAGGCTCGATTGAAAGGGAATCTGATCCTATGAGAGAGCTTATAAGAAGAGTAATTGGGGTTGAGATGGTAAAATGA
- a CDS encoding V-type ATP synthase subunit C, with product MVEDIATLVTSFGFPSVEAFIGAMFLILAVVAVIVVVSTIKPVLSMFPYTYPNARVRARTGRLFTEKEFSEIVESQNIEEVKNYLRNVPDYAKYVDLYPLEKALDTQLAETYDLIARITPDNSKEVFQFLLKKWDIRNIKSIIIAKEAGLSSEETLNLIVPFGALTDKLDSLIEAHSVSEVLNALEGTEYPQILEDAIPIYNETGLLLPLEASLDKYLLENLLRASATPEDDNTSLLHNYVGTMVDVANIKIIIRAKADNLKYDDIDSYMISDGYQIREWKLKELMEAEDISGVVSGLEGTDYAPMLSDAMTDYNNTHSMASFENALDSHIAKTAKTISLKNQFGIGPMIGFLSRKENEVKNLKIIARGKREEGFSASMIKEMLI from the coding sequence ATGGTAGAAGATATTGCTACATTAGTTACTTCATTTGGATTTCCCTCGGTTGAAGCTTTTATAGGTGCAATGTTCTTAATATTAGCAGTTGTAGCAGTAATAGTGGTTGTATCAACTATAAAACCTGTTCTGAGCATGTTTCCATACACTTATCCTAATGCTAGGGTTAGGGCAAGAACTGGAAGGCTTTTCACTGAAAAAGAGTTTTCAGAGATTGTAGAATCCCAGAACATTGAAGAGGTCAAAAATTACCTCCGAAATGTACCTGATTATGCAAAGTATGTTGATCTGTACCCTTTGGAAAAAGCACTGGATACTCAACTTGCAGAAACATACGATCTAATAGCAAGGATTACACCAGATAATAGTAAGGAAGTATTCCAGTTTTTACTTAAAAAATGGGATATTAGAAATATTAAAAGTATCATAATTGCTAAAGAAGCAGGTCTAAGCTCAGAAGAAACTTTAAATCTTATTGTACCATTCGGTGCACTTACTGATAAATTAGACAGCCTTATTGAGGCACATAGTGTTTCAGAGGTACTAAATGCACTTGAAGGAACCGAATATCCACAGATATTAGAGGATGCAATTCCTATTTATAATGAAACAGGTTTATTATTACCTTTAGAAGCATCTTTAGACAAATATTTACTTGAAAATCTTTTAAGAGCATCAGCAACTCCCGAAGATGACAATACAAGTTTACTACATAATTATGTAGGCACAATGGTAGATGTTGCAAACATCAAAATTATAATCCGGGCCAAAGCAGACAATCTGAAATACGATGATATTGATTCTTACATGATATCTGACGGTTATCAAATCAGGGAATGGAAGTTAAAGGAACTTATGGAAGCTGAGGACATATCTGGTGTTGTAAGTGGCTTGGAAGGTACAGATTATGCACCTATGCTTTCAGATGCTATGACAGATTATAATAATACACATTCTATGGCTAGTTTTGAAAATGCACTTGATAGTCATATTGCTAAAACAGCAAAAACCATATCATTGAAAAATCAGTTTGGAATTGGACCTATGATAGGATTTTTAAGTAGAAAAGAAAACGAAGTCAAAAACTTAAAGATCATAGCTAGAGGCAAAAGAGAAGAAGGATTCTCCGCTTCAATGATTAAGGAGATGTTGATATGA